From Oryza sativa Japonica Group chromosome 4, ASM3414082v1, one genomic window encodes:
- the LOC107276251 gene encoding G-type lectin S-receptor-like serine/threonine-protein kinase At2g19130 translates to MALLIYVVLLFSLCISANAAMTDTISMGNALGRKDKLVSKNGRAKLGWDKVTGLNRRIISWKNSKDLAAGVYCKELDPSGVDQSLLTPLNSFTPYWSSGPWNGDYFAAVPEMASHTVFNSTFVHNDQERYFTYTLVDERTVSRHIVDVGGQAKTFLWYEDLQDWVMNYAQPKSQCDVYAVCGPYTICIDNELPNCNCIKGFTITSHEDWELEDRTGGCSRNTPIDCTNNKNTTHSSDKFYSMTCVKLPQNEQNIENVKSSSECDQVCLNNCSCTAYSFSNGGCSIWHNELLNIRKSQCSDSSNTDGEALHIRLAAEELYSKKANKRVMVIGVVISASFALLGLLPLILLLLRRRSKTKFFGDTLKDSQFCNGIIAFGYINLQRATKNFSEKLGGGNFGFVFKGSLSDSTTIAVKRLDHACQGEKQFRSEVSSIGIIQHINLVKLIGFCCEAGTRLLVYEHMPNRSLDLQLFQSKTTITWNIRYQIAIGIARGLAYLHENCQDCIIHCDIKLENILLDASFIPKIADFGMAKLLGRDFSRVLTMVRGTAGYLAPKWISGVPITLKVDVYSYGMVLLEIISGRRNSRTSCSCGGDHDVYFPVLVARKLLDGDMGGLVDYRLDGEIDIKEAEIACKVACWCIQDNEFNRPTMGGVVQILEGLVEINMPPMPRLLEAIAAGSSNLTCSLASFV, encoded by the exons ATGGCTCTCCTCATTTATGTAGTGCTCCTGTTCTCCCTATGCATCTCAGCAAATGCTGCCATGACGGACACCATCTCAATGGGCAACGCATTGGGTAGAAAGGACAAGCTCGTCTCGAAAAATGGCAG GGCCAAGCTTGGATGGGACAAGGTTACCGGCCTAAACCGTCGTATTATCTCATGGAAGAACTCAAAGGACCTAGCTGCTGGTGTATATTGTAAAGAGTTAGACCCTAGTGGTGTTGATCAGTCCTTGCTTACACCATTGAATTCCTTCACACCGTATTGGTCTAGTGGCCCATGGAATGGGGATTACTTTGCTGCGGTCCCAGAGATGGCAAGCCATACTGTTTTTAATTCAACATTTGTTCACAATGACCAAGAGAGGTACTTTACATATACTTTGGTAGATGAAAGGACTGTTAGTCGTCATATAGTGGACGTTGGAGGTCAAGCCAAGACGTTCCTTTGGTATGAGGATTTGCAAGATTGGGTAATGAACTATGCCCAACCTAAATCTCAATGTGATGTCTATGCAGTTTGTGGGCCTTACACAATTTGCATCGACAACGAGCTTCCAAATTGCAATTGTATAAAGGGCTTCACAATAACATCACATGAGGATTGGGAACTAGAAGATCGAACGGGTGGATGCTCAAGAAATACTCCGATAGACTGCACTAACAATAAAAACACAACTCATTCTTCAGATAAGTTCTATTCTATGACATGCGTTAAACTGCCCCAAAACGAACAGAACATAGAAAATGTTAAAAGTTCAAGTGAGTGTGACCAGGTTTGCTTGAATAATTGCTCTTGCACTGCTTATTCCTTCAGCAATGGTGGATGCTCTATTTGGCACAACGAATTACTTAACATAAGAAAAAGTCAATGTAGTGACAGTAGCAATACAGATGGAGAAGCCCTTCACATACGTCTTGCCGCAGAAGAATTGTATAGTAAAAAAGCCAATAAAAGAGTAATGGTTATTGGAGTGGTTATTTCTGCAAGTTTTGCTTTATTAGGTTTGCTACCACTGATCCTGTTATTGCTGAGACGGAGGAGTAAAACAAAGTTCTTTGGTGACACTTTGAAAGATTCTCAGTTTTGCAATGGGATTATTGCATTTGGATACATTAATTTGCAACGCGCAACTAAAAATTTCTCAGAGAAGCTCGGGGGAGGTAACTTTGGTTTTGTATTCAAGGGGTCTCTAAGTGATTCCACAACTATAGCAGTGAAAAGGCTTGACCATGCATGCCAAGGAGAGAAGCAATTTAGGTCCGAAGTGAGCTCAATTGGAATCATCCAACACATCAATCTAGTTAAACTAATCGGTTTCTGTTGTGAGGCTGGCACGAGGTTGCTTGTTTATGAGCACATGCCAAATCGTTCTCTTGATCTCCAATTATTTCAGAGCAAAACTACAATAACTTGGAACATTAGGTACCAAATAGCCATTGGAATTGCTAGAGGACTAGCCTATTTACATGAAAACTGCCAAGATTGTATCATACATTGTGATATTAAACTAGAAAACATCCTTCTCGATGCTTCATTCATTCCAAAAATTGCAGATTTTGGGATGGCAAAGCTTTTGGGAAGGGATTTTAGCCGAGTTTTGACTATGGTGAGAGGCACCGCAGGTTACCTTGCACCTAAATGGATTAGTGGTGTTCCTATTACACTAAAAGTTGATGTTTACAGCTATGGGATGGTCTTGCTAGAAATAATATCAGGAAGGAGGAACTCACGTACCTCATGTTCTTGTGGCGGTGATCATGATGTTTATTTTCCGGTGCTTGTAGCCCGTAAGCTTCTTGATGGAGATATGGGTGGTTTGGTTGATTATAGATTAGATGGTGAGATCGACATAAAGGAGGCTGAAATAGCTTGCAAGGTAGCGTGTTGGTGCATTCAAGACAATGAGTTTAATCGACCAACAATGGGAGGTGTGGTTCAGATTCTCGAGGGTCTAGTTGAAATCAACATGCCCCCAATGCCAAGGCTCCTTGAAGCAATTGCTGCTGGAAGCTCAAATCTGACATGTTCCTTAGCTTCTTTTGTATGA